One window of the Mixophyes fleayi isolate aMixFle1 chromosome 6, aMixFle1.hap1, whole genome shotgun sequence genome contains the following:
- the TBC1D20 gene encoding TBC1 domain family member 20: protein MSVRAEPGRHGSEFRRRRKLSDIQKALGKDPPDVATLRRMAISEGGLLTDEIRCQVWPRLLNVSTEELPPPPGPELRVNNKDYEQVLLDVRRSLRRFPPGMPLTEREDLQEQLIDIILQVLARNSQLHYYQGYHDIVVTFLLVVGGPLATLLVDKLSTHHLRDFMDPSMDNTKHILNYLMPIIELVNPALHDFMQQAEVGTIFALSWLITWFGHVLSDFRHVVRLYDFFLACHPLMPIYFAAVIVLHREEEVLECECDMASVHHLLSKIPQDLPYETLISKAGDLFVQFPPSELSREATQQYQMDRTAVSTFKDFELASTQQHPDTVLRRRFRDSIRPEHGNKSVLTKPRTNRLVKLAVMGLTVALGAAALAVVKSALEWAPKFELQIFP, encoded by the exons ATGTCCGTGAGGGCGGAGCCGGGCAGACATG GCAGTGAATTCCGGAGGCGCAGAAAGCTTAGTGACATCCAGAAAGCACTAGGCAAGGACCCTCCAGATGTAGCCACACTGCGGCGCATGGCAATCAGTGAGGGCGGGCTACTTACTGATGAGATCCGATGTCAAGTCTGGCCCAGACTCTTGAATGTCAGCACAGAGGAACTGCCCCCTCCCCCAG GGCCTGAGCTGCGTGTGAACAATAAAGATTATGAACAGGTTCTATTGGACGTGAGACGCTCACTTCGACGCTTCCCTCCAG GGATGCCCTTAACGGAGCGGGAAGATTTGCAGGAGCAGCTGATTGACATCATCCTGCAGGTGTTGGCACGAAACTCGCAGTTGCACTATTACCAGGGATATCATGATATTGTAGTCACTTTCCTGCTGGTGGTGGGAGGGCCACTAGCTACTCTCCTGGTGGATAAACTGTCCACACATCACCTAAG GGATTTCATGGATCCCAGCATGGATAACACTAAACACATCCTCAACTACCTGATGCCCATTATAGAGCTTGTGAACCCAGCATTGCACGACTTCATGCAACA GGCGGAGGTTGGCACTATATTTGCCCTCAGCTGGCTCATCACCTGGTTTGGGCATGTCCTGTCAGATTTCAGACATGTGGTGAGGTTGTATGACTTCTTCTTGGCCTGTCACCCGCTGATGCCCATCTACTTTGCAGCTGTG ATTGTTCTGCACAGAGAGGAAGAGGTGCTGGAGTGTGAGTGTGATATGGCATCCGTACATCATCTGCTGTCAAAAATTCCACAAGATCTGCCCTATGAGACCCTCATCAGCAAAGCCGGGGATCTGTTTGTTCAGTTTCCCCCTTCTGAGCTTTCCAGGGAAGCCACACAGCAGTACCAGATGGACAG GACTGCAGTGTCAACATTTAAAGACTTTGAACTGGCGTCCACACAGCAACATCCAGACACTGTTCTCCGTCGGCGTTTCAGAGACTCCATCCGTCCAGAACACGGAAACAAGTCCGTCCTTACCAAGCCACGTACTAATAGACTGGTAAAACTGGCAGTCATGGGATTAACGGTGGCGTTGGGTGCTGCAGCATTGGCTGTAGTGAAGAGTGCCCTGGAGTGGGCACCCAAATTTGAACTGCAAATTTTTCCATAA